The Deinococcus terrestris nucleotide sequence CGCAAGACGACTTCGGCACGCCCTTCCCGCCCGAAGGGGAGGTGATTCCCGAACCGCTGCCCGCGCCGCTCCCCACCCCCGAGGACTATGGGGACGGCGGCCTGGGCGATCAGGGCTTGCCCCCCGAGGAGACGTTGCCCTACGAGCCGCCCGCACCGGAGGACTTCGGGGCGCCGCTGGGCTTCTGAACACGGTTCACCCGGCCCTCGCCCCTGCGGCGGGGGCGTTTCGTTGCGCCGACGTGCTACTCCACCGCCACCAGCCGCAGCGTTCCCGTCTCGGCTGGGCCGTCGATGGTCAGCACTTCCAGGCGGCAGGGCAGGTCGTCGCGGCCGAGTTCGCGCACGAGATAGGTCAGGGCGGCCCGGTGCATCAGCGCGAGCTTGCGCGGGGTCACGCTCTCGGCGGCGTCCCCGAAGCGGGCCGAGCGGCGCTGGCGGACCTCGGTGAAAACGAGCACGTCGCCGTCGCGCGACACGAGGTCAATCTCACCGCCTGGGATGCGGTAGTTGCGGGCCAGGATCACCCGGCCAAGGTCCATGAGGTGCGCGGCGGCGCGGGCCTCGGCGTCCGCACCCTTCAGCCCTGCTCCTCGGGGTCGTGGCCCAGGTCGGCCAGCAGGTCGCGGTACAGGCGGGCGGCGTCGCGGCGCACGTCGTCGAGGGTGGCGTCGTCGTCTGCCAGCTCCAGCGCCGTCTCCAGGGCCCCCTCCAGCACGGCGGCGTAGATGGGCCAGCGGCCCTGCGGGGCAGCGGTGTCTTCCTGCTCCTCTTCCTCCGCGTTCCCGTCCTCCAGCCGTTCCAGCGCGTCCTCGGCGGCGGCCCGCTCGGCGTCGCGCTTGGAGCGGCCCTCGCCGTGGCCCAGCTCGCGGCCCCCGGCCCTCACGGTGACGCGAAAGGTGCGCTCGTGGGCGGGGCCTTCCGCCTCCGCGTCGAAGGTGGGGGTGCCGAGGCCCAGCGCCACGAGCCGCGCGATCAGGTCGCCCTTGGGATTCATCCTCCCAGGGTACATGTGCTCTGGGCCTGCGGCACGCGGGGCCGCCGCCTCCCGGTGGTGGGCGGGGTATGCTGACCTCCCGGAACAACCCGCGTTGCCCTGCCCTGCCCGCTCCCGGCGGCAAAGGTCCCATGCCGCGCGTGTCCCCGGAGGCTCCATGACCCAGACCGCTCCTGCCCCCCTTCCGCCCGCCCGCCGCCTTGTCCTGGGGCTGCAACACTCGGTCGCCATGTTCGGGGCGACGGTGCTCGTGCCCATCCTGGTCGGGCTGTCGCCCTCGGTGGCGCTCTTCGGGGCGGGGGTGGCGACGCTGCTCTTTCACCTGCTCACGCGCGGGCAGGTGCCCATCTTCCTGGGGTCGAGCTTTGCCTTCATCGCGCCCACCGCGCTGGTCGTCAAGGAGTTCGGCCCCGCCGCCGCCGGGGGAGGGCTGATCGCGGCCGGGGCGATGTACCTGCTGTTCTCCGGGCTGGTGCGGGTACTGGGGGCAGGGCGGCTGCTTCAGGTCTTTCCGCCCGTGGTGACCGGCCCCGTCATCATCGTGATCGGGCTGGGACTGTCCAGCGTGGCGGTGGATCAGGCCAAGACGAACTGGTGGCTGGCCCTCGTCACGCTGGGGACGTCGGTCGTGGCGAGCCTGTGGGGCCGGGGCCTTTTCCGGATGATTCCCATTCTGGTGGGCGTGGTGACGGGCTACCTCGTCTCGCTCGCCACCGGACAGGTGAGCCGGGAAGCGCTGGACGCGGTCGCGGCGGCCCCGCTGCTGGGCCTGCCGGACTTCCATGCCCCGGCCTTCGACTGGCGGGCGGTGGCGATCATCGCGCCCGTGGCGGTCGTGACCTTTATCGAGCATGTGGGTGACGTGATTGTGAACGGGCGGGTCGTGGGGAAGAACTTTCTGGAGAAGCCCGGCCTGAGCCGCACCCTCTTCGCGGACGGCGTCGCCAACATGAGTTCGGCAGCGTTGGGTGGCCCCGCCGCGACCACCTACGCCGAGAACACGGGCGTGCTGGCCCTGACCCGCGTGTACGACCCGCGCGTGATCCAGATCGGCGCGGTCTTCGCGGTCCTCTTCGGCTGCTCGCCCAAGCTGGCCGCTGTCCTTCGGAGTCTGCCCCAGGGCGTCCTGGGCGGTGTGTCCATCCTGCTGTTCGGCATGATCGCCTCGGTGGGCATCCGTACGCTGGCGGAAGCCAAGATCGACTTCGCGCACTCGCGCAACCTGATTATCGTCTCCTTGATTCTGGTGCTGGGGCTGGGCGGAGCGGCCTTTCCGGTCCATGTGGGGGGCACCAGCCTCACCCTGTCGGGGATGGCGCTCGCGGCCCTGGTGGGCATCGTGGCCAACCTGATCCTGCCCGCGCAGAGGTCGGAGGTGGACGGCGGTGAGACCGGGGAGGGAGAGCGGGTGCTGCACTAGCTGGGGCCAGAGTTCTACGCCGCCCGGCCTATGGCCTGCCCGCCGCCGCTGGACTACGGTAGGGCATGCTGCAAGCAGCGTTGGAATGGGCCGCCGGGGTCCTGGCCCCCAAAGGGCTCCACGTCAGCGGGCATGACGTGTGGGTGGCGCGTCCTGACCGCAGTGTCGCCTTGCTGCACACCGCACAGGGTCGGCGCTACGTTCTCAAGGCCGACGCCCAGGCAGGCGGGCTCACGCTGGAGGCAGAGCACGCCCGCCTGCTGCATGGCCTGGGGTTTCCGGTCGCTCTGCCGGGGGCGCACCGGGCGGGACCGCCGAGCTTGCTGCTAAGGGCCTTTCAGGAGGGACGGGGCCTGGACGCGTCCGCGACCCCGGAGCAGCGGCAGGCTGTGGGACGGCTGCTCAGAGCCCTCCACGACACGGGCGGGGGACGTTCCCCTCCGGGAGAGCAGTCCTGGGCGGCCTGGATGCTGGGGTGGTTGCAAGGCGTCTGGCACTTCTGGCAGGCCCAGCTCCCGGCGGCCCGTCACCGTGAAGCCCAGCTCGCGGAGTGGTTCCACAGGCTTGAACCCCTGCTGGCAGAGCGTGGGGGGCACCTGATCCTGATGGATGGGCGCCCAGAACATTTCCTGATCGCTGGCGACCGCCTGGAACTGATAGACGTGGCCGAGGTCCGCGCGGGAGACGCCTGGATGGATCTGGCCGTGATCTGGCTGTGGGAACGGGAGGTCTACCCGCAGGTGCTGGCAGGCTACTCTCCCGGTGTGCCCGAGCGGGCTGTGGGAGAAAGGCTGCTGCCGTTCTACGCCTTCTTGCGGGCTCTCTCTGCGGCCGAGTGGTGTACGGACCACGGGCCAGCCCATCTGGTGGCAGGTTTCCTGCGGGAAGCGGAGCACCTGCTGGACAGTCAGGGGAACGTGTAGGGGACGGGTCCATCTGCCGCCGGATGGCGGAGTGTCCTCATCCGCCTGACTTGGCGCCCGCTAAGGTGACCTCAGGCATGACCTCCGCGCCCAGTCCCCGCTACGTACCCCTCAAAGACGGGACGCGGCCCCTGGTCGTGGAGCGGCTGGAGCACTGGCAGTCTGCACCGGGACAGGTCTTTCGCCCGCACCGCCACGACTTTCAGGAACTGCTGTGGGTTCACGCGGGCCGGGCGCGGCACACCATCGACGGTCGGCCCGCCGAGCTGCGGCCCCCCAGCGTCACCCTGATCGCGCGGGGGCAGGTGCACGCCTTCGTGGACGGCGAGGGACTGGGGATGTACGTGGTGTCGTTCTCTGAGGAACTGCTCGCGGGACTGCCCGGCGCGGCAGGAGACCAGCTCCTCTTCAACTACGCCCCCGGTGACCAGACCCTCCCGGTATCGCCGGAGGTGCAGGCGCAGGCCCTGACGCTGCTGGGGCTGCTGCACGCCGAGTACGAGCGGGCGCGGGCGGGGGAGAGCGACCTCGCGCTGGCGCGGGTGCTGGTGCAGGGCCTGCTCGTGCTGGTGCGCCGGGCGGTGCAGGCGACGGGCGTGCTGGAACGGGAGGCGGCGGGGGCCGAGCTGCCCCGCTTCCTGGCCCTGCTGGAAGGGCGCTTCACCGAGTGGCACGAGGTGGGCCAGTATGCCCAGGCGTTGAACCTCTCGCCGCGCACCCTCTCGCGGGTGACGCACTCGGCGCTGGGCAAGCCCGCCAAGGAAGTCATTCAGGACCGCCGGGTGCTGGAAGCGCGGCGGCTCCTGGGTTTCACCACGCTGAGCGTCAAGGAGATCGCTGCGCGGCTGGGCTACGCCGACCCCTTCCACTTCAGCCGGGCGTTCAAGGGAGCGACCGGCCTCTCGCCGCAGGCCTACCGGGAGGACGGCCACCCGGACGGCGGCAGGGGTCCTTGAGCCGGACTTCATGTGCCCCCCGTTCGCGTAAACCCGCCGGGCGCCACCCCCCTGGGCGGGCTAGGCTGGACCATGCGCCGCCTGATCCTGTCTGCCCTGCTGGCCCTCGCGCCGGGTACGCTGGCCGCCGCCCAGCTCGCCCCGCCCCCGACCGTGCAGAGCATTCCTGCCACGCCGCTGCGGTCGGCGGCTCCGGCTGCCGCGACGGCCACCACTCCGGCCGTCGCCGTCCCCTTCCAGAACGGGCAGACGTGGCTGCTGGAGGGCCGCACCGACCGGGGCCGGGCCTTCCGGTCCGAACTCGTGCTGGGGCCGCTCCGGGTCGAGGAGCAGCGGCTCTTTCAAGAAGGGCTGCGGCAGGCGGGCGGCCTGGGACAGGGGGCGATCAACGCCGTTTTCGCCGGAACACCCCAGGGCGCGGGCGAGGCCCAGATCCTGATGGTGGCGAGGGCCGCCGACGAGTCCCTGGTGACGGTGATTCCCAATCCCTCGGTAGACGACCTGCTCGCGGACCCCGAGGCGGAGATGGAGGAGCTGACCTTCTGCTTCCTGCTGGCCGATCCAGGCGGGCGCAGCTTCAGCGGCCTCTCGCTGCGGATGCGCGAGGAAGGCGAGACCTACACGGTGACGGGCACGGTGGGCGGGACCGCCGGAACCGCTCAGCCCAACGGGCGTGAAGCGATGCTGACCGCCCTGCGCGGCATTTACGCGCCGCTGTTCGGCGTGGGCGAGTGCAAGCTGACCCGCCGCTGAGGTTCCAGAGGAGAGGG carries:
- a CDS encoding YraN family protein; translated protein: MKGADAEARAAAHLMDLGRVILARNYRIPGGEIDLVSRDGDVLVFTEVRQRRSARFGDAAESVTPRKLALMHRAALTYLVRELGRDDLPCRLEVLTIDGPAETGTLRLVAVE
- a CDS encoding putative dsRNA-binding protein, which translates into the protein MNPKGDLIARLVALGLGTPTFDAEAEGPAHERTFRVTVRAGGRELGHGEGRSKRDAERAAAEDALERLEDGNAEEEEQEDTAAPQGRWPIYAAVLEGALETALELADDDATLDDVRRDAARLYRDLLADLGHDPEEQG
- a CDS encoding uracil-xanthine permease family protein; amino-acid sequence: MTQTAPAPLPPARRLVLGLQHSVAMFGATVLVPILVGLSPSVALFGAGVATLLFHLLTRGQVPIFLGSSFAFIAPTALVVKEFGPAAAGGGLIAAGAMYLLFSGLVRVLGAGRLLQVFPPVVTGPVIIVIGLGLSSVAVDQAKTNWWLALVTLGTSVVASLWGRGLFRMIPILVGVVTGYLVSLATGQVSREALDAVAAAPLLGLPDFHAPAFDWRAVAIIAPVAVVTFIEHVGDVIVNGRVVGKNFLEKPGLSRTLFADGVANMSSAALGGPAATTYAENTGVLALTRVYDPRVIQIGAVFAVLFGCSPKLAAVLRSLPQGVLGGVSILLFGMIASVGIRTLAEAKIDFAHSRNLIIVSLILVLGLGGAAFPVHVGGTSLTLSGMALAALVGIVANLILPAQRSEVDGGETGEGERVLH
- a CDS encoding aminoglycoside phosphotransferase/kinase family protein, whose protein sequence is MLQAALEWAAGVLAPKGLHVSGHDVWVARPDRSVALLHTAQGRRYVLKADAQAGGLTLEAEHARLLHGLGFPVALPGAHRAGPPSLLLRAFQEGRGLDASATPEQRQAVGRLLRALHDTGGGRSPPGEQSWAAWMLGWLQGVWHFWQAQLPAARHREAQLAEWFHRLEPLLAERGGHLILMDGRPEHFLIAGDRLELIDVAEVRAGDAWMDLAVIWLWEREVYPQVLAGYSPGVPERAVGERLLPFYAFLRALSAAEWCTDHGPAHLVAGFLREAEHLLDSQGNV
- a CDS encoding helix-turn-helix domain-containing protein; this encodes MTSAPSPRYVPLKDGTRPLVVERLEHWQSAPGQVFRPHRHDFQELLWVHAGRARHTIDGRPAELRPPSVTLIARGQVHAFVDGEGLGMYVVSFSEELLAGLPGAAGDQLLFNYAPGDQTLPVSPEVQAQALTLLGLLHAEYERARAGESDLALARVLVQGLLVLVRRAVQATGVLEREAAGAELPRFLALLEGRFTEWHEVGQYAQALNLSPRTLSRVTHSALGKPAKEVIQDRRVLEARRLLGFTTLSVKEIAARLGYADPFHFSRAFKGATGLSPQAYREDGHPDGGRGP